Proteins encoded in a region of the Saccharothrix ecbatanensis genome:
- a CDS encoding AMP-dependent synthetase/ligase encodes MTAPTTTATGLTTIATRVRDRAKSAPDTVALRAKDFGIWQEVGWSRYWDQSELVGHALLALGVEPGDRVAIHSENRREWLYSDIGTVAVRAITVGLYPTNPASEVAYLLSHSGARVLIAEDQEQVDKALAVLDSLPDLERIVYIEPRGIRHRYDNPKLLAWEDFLALGAEHRGSHPDAVDRRMREAAPDDVMTLIYTSGTTGPPKGAMLTVANVEFAIESLVEGGGFTDPPPSPKDITLSYLPLCHVAERIFTTWFSASAGVQVHFAESIETVQANLREVQPTILFGVPRIWEKLLAGITISASSATWLKRMTTRFWLNVADGLGERLVRNGGEHTFGTRLKYGVGWLFCFRALKTRIGMRHVRYASSGAAPIAPEVLRFFMGIGVPMHEVYGMTENSAIATGNRPGRVKVGTVGEPHPGVELRIADDGEIQTRHRGVFAGYWRDEDATGRAMTPDGWLRTGDVGEWVDGTHVRITDRMKDIIITAGGKNVAPSEIENALKTSPYIKEAIVVGDQRPYLVALIGIEQDTVGHWARQRRIAYTTYRDLAEKDEVRELVQDIVTKVNEKFASVEQVKKFRMLPKELDHEDGELTATQKVKRSALAKVFGDLVDDMYLGGRG; translated from the coding sequence ATGACCGCCCCGACCACCACCGCCACCGGCCTGACCACCATCGCCACCCGCGTGCGGGACCGGGCGAAGTCGGCCCCGGACACGGTGGCGCTGCGGGCCAAGGACTTCGGCATCTGGCAGGAGGTCGGCTGGTCGCGGTACTGGGACCAGTCGGAGCTCGTCGGGCACGCCCTGCTGGCGCTCGGTGTCGAGCCGGGCGATCGGGTCGCGATCCACTCGGAGAACCGCCGCGAATGGCTGTACTCCGACATCGGCACGGTGGCCGTCCGCGCGATCACCGTGGGCCTGTACCCGACGAACCCGGCGAGCGAAGTCGCCTACCTGCTCTCGCACTCCGGCGCCCGCGTGCTGATCGCCGAGGACCAGGAGCAGGTGGACAAGGCGCTCGCCGTGCTGGACTCCCTGCCCGACCTGGAGCGCATCGTCTACATCGAGCCGCGCGGCATCCGGCACCGCTACGACAACCCCAAGCTGCTCGCCTGGGAGGACTTCCTGGCGCTCGGCGCGGAACACCGGGGCTCACACCCCGACGCGGTGGACCGGCGGATGCGGGAGGCCGCGCCGGACGACGTGATGACGTTGATCTACACGTCCGGCACTACCGGGCCGCCCAAGGGCGCGATGCTGACCGTGGCGAACGTCGAGTTCGCGATCGAGTCGCTGGTCGAGGGCGGAGGGTTCACCGACCCACCGCCGTCGCCGAAGGACATCACCCTCTCCTACCTCCCGCTGTGCCACGTGGCCGAACGCATCTTCACCACGTGGTTCAGCGCGTCGGCCGGGGTTCAGGTGCACTTCGCCGAGTCCATCGAGACCGTGCAGGCCAACCTGCGCGAGGTGCAGCCGACGATCCTGTTCGGGGTGCCGCGGATCTGGGAGAAGCTGTTGGCGGGCATCACGATCAGCGCGTCCAGCGCCACCTGGCTCAAGCGCATGACGACCCGGTTCTGGCTGAACGTGGCCGACGGGCTCGGCGAACGGCTGGTCCGCAACGGCGGCGAGCACACGTTCGGCACCCGGCTGAAGTACGGCGTGGGCTGGCTGTTCTGCTTCCGCGCGCTGAAGACGCGGATCGGGATGCGGCACGTCCGGTACGCGTCGTCGGGCGCGGCGCCCATCGCGCCGGAGGTGCTGCGGTTCTTCATGGGCATCGGCGTCCCGATGCACGAGGTGTACGGGATGACCGAGAACAGCGCCATCGCCACCGGAAACCGGCCCGGCCGGGTCAAGGTCGGCACGGTCGGCGAGCCGCACCCCGGCGTGGAGCTGCGGATCGCCGACGACGGCGAGATCCAGACCCGGCACCGGGGCGTGTTCGCGGGCTACTGGCGCGACGAGGACGCCACCGGGCGGGCGATGACCCCGGACGGGTGGTTGCGCACGGGTGACGTCGGCGAGTGGGTGGACGGCACGCACGTCCGCATCACCGACCGGATGAAGGACATCATCATCACCGCGGGCGGCAAGAACGTGGCGCCGTCGGAGATCGAGAACGCGCTGAAGACGTCGCCGTACATCAAGGAAGCGATCGTGGTGGGCGACCAGCGGCCGTACCTGGTGGCGCTGATCGGCATCGAGCAGGACACCGTCGGCCACTGGGCCAGGCAGCGCCGGATCGCCTACACCACCTACCGCGACCTGGCGGAGAAGGACGAGGTGCGGGAGTTGGTGCAGGACATCGTCACGAAGGTCAACGAGAAGTTCGCCTCCGTGGAGCAGGTGAAGAAGTTCCGCATGCTGCCCAAGGAGCTCGACCACGAGGACGGCGAGCTGACCGCGACGCAGAAGGTGAAGCGGTCGGCGCTGGCCAAGGTGTTCGGCGACCTCGTGGACGACATGTACCTCGGGGGGCGCGGATGA
- a CDS encoding ABC transporter ATP-binding protein — protein MSLPDEDAQANVLEMDQVTLAFDGVTAVDGVSFHVAAGELFAIIGPNGAGKTSIFNVLSGVYRPQKGSVRFLGDEIVGKRPHKIAAMGIARTFQNIELFGHLSVVENLMLGRHNHMRYGALAAFAWVGRARREELANRAAVEEVIDFLELEQWRGLPVGLLPYGVQKRVELGRALAMEPKVLLLDEPVAGMNVEETEDMARFVLDVRDELGIAMVMVEHDMGLVMDLADRVMVLDFGKPIRTGTPAEVQQDPNVVRAYLGEAHQTVGGVA, from the coding sequence GTGAGCCTTCCCGACGAGGACGCCCAGGCGAACGTCCTGGAGATGGACCAGGTGACGCTGGCGTTCGACGGCGTCACGGCCGTGGACGGCGTGTCGTTCCACGTGGCCGCGGGCGAGTTGTTCGCCATCATCGGGCCCAACGGCGCGGGCAAGACCTCGATCTTCAACGTGCTGTCCGGCGTCTACCGGCCGCAGAAGGGCTCGGTCCGGTTCCTGGGTGACGAGATCGTGGGCAAGCGCCCGCACAAGATCGCCGCCATGGGCATCGCCCGGACGTTCCAGAACATCGAGCTGTTCGGGCACCTCTCCGTGGTGGAGAACCTGATGTTGGGCCGGCACAACCACATGCGGTACGGGGCGCTCGCCGCGTTCGCGTGGGTAGGCCGGGCCCGGCGTGAGGAGCTGGCGAACCGGGCGGCCGTCGAGGAGGTCATCGACTTCCTCGAACTGGAGCAGTGGCGCGGCCTGCCCGTCGGCCTGCTGCCGTACGGGGTGCAGAAGCGCGTCGAGCTGGGGCGCGCGCTCGCGATGGAGCCGAAGGTGCTCCTGCTGGACGAGCCGGTCGCGGGCATGAACGTCGAGGAGACCGAGGACATGGCGCGGTTCGTGCTGGACGTCCGGGACGAGCTCGGCATCGCGATGGTCATGGTCGAGCACGACATGGGCCTGGTGATGGACCTCGCGGACCGGGTGATGGTGCTCGACTTCGGCAAGCCCATCCGCACCGGCACGCCCGCCGAGGTGCAGCAGGACCCGAACGTCGTGCGCGCCTACCTGGGCGAGGCGCACCAGACCGTGGGAGGTGTCGCATGA
- a CDS encoding ABC transporter ATP-binding protein, translating into MLEANNLEVVYDDVMLVLRGVSLRVPEGRIVALLGANGAGKTTLLRALSGLLDVHDGKITRGRITLDGEPVHRSSPTRIASLGVKQALEGRRILGELTVEENLRVGGHSRPRGIKQNLERMYELFPRLKERRRQSAGYLSGGEQQMLSIGRALMSEPRYLLLDEPSLGLAPLMVQQIRDLIVKINAAGTTVLLVEQNATMALSIADHGYVLENGKVVMDKPAAALLADEDVREFYLGLRGEGATQSFRDVKHYKRRKRWLS; encoded by the coding sequence GTGCTTGAGGCGAACAACCTTGAGGTGGTCTACGACGACGTGATGTTGGTGCTGCGCGGTGTGAGCCTGAGGGTGCCCGAAGGGCGCATCGTCGCTCTCCTGGGCGCCAACGGAGCGGGCAAGACGACCCTGCTCAGGGCGTTGTCCGGCCTGCTCGACGTGCACGACGGCAAGATCACCCGCGGCCGGATCACGCTCGACGGCGAACCGGTCCACCGCTCCTCCCCGACCCGCATCGCGTCGCTCGGCGTGAAGCAGGCGCTGGAGGGCAGGCGCATCCTCGGCGAGCTCACGGTCGAGGAGAACCTGCGCGTCGGCGGGCACAGCAGGCCGCGCGGCATCAAGCAGAACCTGGAACGGATGTACGAGCTGTTCCCCAGGTTGAAGGAGCGGCGCAGGCAGAGCGCGGGCTACCTGTCCGGCGGCGAGCAGCAGATGCTGTCCATCGGCCGGGCGCTCATGTCCGAGCCGCGCTACCTGCTGCTGGACGAGCCGAGCCTGGGCCTCGCGCCGCTCATGGTGCAGCAGATCCGCGACCTCATCGTGAAGATCAACGCGGCGGGCACGACCGTGCTGCTGGTCGAGCAGAACGCGACCATGGCGCTGTCCATCGCCGACCACGGCTACGTGCTGGAGAACGGCAAGGTCGTGATGGACAAGCCGGCCGCGGCGCTGCTGGCCGACGAGGACGTGCGCGAGTTCTACCTGGGCCTGCGCGGCGAGGGCGCCACGCAGTCGTTCCGCGACGTGAAGCACTACAAGCGGCGGAAGCGGTGGTTGTCGTGA
- a CDS encoding ATP-binding protein yields MDGSELELRVAARPAYLSTVRAVAGALARSTPELAIDLVIAVDEACTALIARSLAPSSELRCRFAREGDSVRFRAEVRSAAMTVPDHDSLYWRVVSSVTDAVATWIDGEGRLRVELRCRA; encoded by the coding sequence ATGGACGGCTCGGAGCTTGAGCTCAGGGTGGCGGCGAGACCGGCCTACCTCTCGACCGTCCGCGCGGTCGCGGGTGCGCTCGCCCGGTCCACGCCTGAGCTGGCCATAGACCTGGTCATCGCCGTCGACGAGGCGTGCACCGCGCTCATCGCGCGGTCGCTGGCGCCGTCGTCCGAACTGCGGTGCCGGTTCGCCCGTGAAGGTGATTCCGTGCGCTTCCGGGCGGAGGTGAGGTCGGCCGCGATGACCGTGCCGGATCATGACTCCTTGTACTGGAGGGTTGTCAGTTCCGTGACCGACGCGGTGGCGACCTGGATCGATGGGGAAGGGCGGTTGCGGGTCGAGCTGAGGTGTCGGGCATGA
- a CDS encoding SigB/SigF/SigG family RNA polymerase sigma factor has product MSAVDYQPLFHELAEAERDGEHYQRIRDRLVTEHLPMARHIADRFAERGESVEDLRQVAALGLINAVDRFDVSRGIDFLAFAVPTITGEVRRYLRDQGWAVRVPRRLKELCVAIDAARVELSRLTGRTPTPSEVARHLGIALDEVYEGLHATSAYHLLSLDEQSISDELNYADALICDDPALEVVELHHALDPMLRGLPKRERRIVVLRFFRNMTQSQIADSVGVSQMHVSRLLSRSLARLRSLLDDE; this is encoded by the coding sequence GTGAGCGCCGTGGACTACCAGCCGCTGTTCCACGAGCTGGCGGAGGCCGAGCGGGACGGCGAGCACTACCAGCGGATACGCGATCGATTGGTGACCGAGCACCTGCCGATGGCCAGGCACATCGCCGACCGGTTCGCCGAGCGGGGCGAGTCGGTCGAGGACCTGCGGCAGGTGGCGGCGCTCGGGCTGATCAACGCGGTGGACCGGTTCGACGTGTCGAGGGGGATCGACTTCCTGGCGTTCGCGGTGCCCACCATCACCGGCGAGGTGCGGCGGTACCTGCGTGACCAGGGGTGGGCCGTCAGAGTGCCGCGGCGGTTGAAGGAACTGTGCGTCGCGATCGACGCGGCGCGGGTGGAGCTGTCCCGGTTGACCGGACGGACGCCGACGCCCAGTGAGGTGGCACGGCACCTCGGCATCGCGTTGGACGAGGTGTACGAGGGGCTGCACGCGACGTCGGCGTACCACCTGCTGTCGTTGGACGAGCAGTCGATCAGCGACGAGTTGAACTACGCCGATGCTCTGATCTGCGACGATCCGGCTTTGGAGGTGGTCGAGCTGCATCACGCGTTGGATCCGATGCTGCGCGGGCTACCCAAGAGGGAGAGGCGGATCGTGGTGTTGCGGTTCTTCCGGAACATGACGCAGAGCCAGATCGCGGACTCGGTGGGCGTGTCGCAGATGCACGTTTCGCGCCTTCTGAGCCGATCACTGGCCCGATTGCGGTCTCTGCTCGATGATGAGTAG
- a CDS encoding baeRF2 domain-containing protein, which produces MHTASLQDLLDVEGPFVSVFLDVGDHVDLRWRAMRDQLQAQQADAYLVALAHNAITSSVTPRGLAGRGLILGDGRVLLDRYVPVPPTGYTARYGPLPYVLPLVDLSEPLLPHVVVEVGEHGADLRAVDPTGRPVAVATVGARRPGRRLDAAELADVAEEAATLVDRLDAPLLVLAGPVAGRQSLRVALPTRYHHLVVEVEGSPDRAVLHLAGRANQDARRVVVERFRDESTRLTGRAVHGLEAVGRALEDGRVDTLLLTDTVVGSQEVDGGRADEVLPLRAVACEAEIVLVGGAVRLHEDVGALLRD; this is translated from the coding sequence ATGCACACGGCGAGTCTGCAAGACCTGCTGGACGTCGAGGGCCCGTTCGTCTCCGTGTTCCTCGACGTAGGCGATCACGTCGACCTGCGGTGGCGGGCCATGCGCGATCAACTCCAGGCCCAGCAGGCCGACGCGTACCTGGTCGCTTTGGCGCACAACGCGATCACCTCAAGCGTGACCCCACGCGGCCTCGCCGGCCGGGGTCTCATCCTGGGCGACGGCCGGGTCCTGCTGGACCGCTACGTCCCCGTCCCACCCACCGGCTACACCGCGCGCTACGGCCCACTCCCGTACGTGCTCCCCTTGGTCGACCTCTCCGAACCCCTCCTCCCGCACGTGGTCGTCGAGGTCGGCGAGCACGGCGCGGACCTGCGCGCGGTGGACCCGACCGGGCGGCCGGTGGCCGTGGCGACGGTGGGCGCGCGCCGACCCGGCCGACGGCTGGACGCGGCGGAGTTGGCGGACGTCGCCGAGGAGGCCGCGACGCTCGTGGACCGCCTCGACGCACCACTGCTGGTGCTGGCCGGGCCGGTGGCCGGGCGGCAATCGCTGCGGGTGGCACTTCCTACCCGCTACCACCACCTGGTGGTCGAGGTGGAGGGGTCACCGGATCGGGCGGTGCTGCACCTGGCCGGGCGGGCGAATCAGGACGCGCGGCGCGTGGTGGTCGAGCGGTTCCGGGACGAGTCGACTCGGCTCACCGGGCGCGCGGTGCACGGGCTGGAGGCGGTCGGGCGGGCGCTGGAGGACGGGCGCGTCGACACGTTGTTGCTCACCGACACCGTCGTGGGCTCGCAGGAGGTCGACGGTGGGCGGGCCGACGAGGTGCTGCCGTTGCGGGCGGTGGCTTGTGAGGCCGAGATCGTGCTTGTCGGTGGGGCGGTTCGGTTGCATGAGGATGTCGGGGCGTTGCTGCGGGACTGA
- a CDS encoding DNA topoisomerase IB, giving the protein MRLRRSDPSGPGWHRRARGRGFQYTDATGAPVDPESVERIKSLAIPPAWRDVWVCPYPNGHIQSVGTDAAGRRQYLYHPRWRQDRDEEKHDRVLALAPTLPAFRAEVGRELASRGRSRDRVLAVALALLDRGVFRVGSEEYAADNGTHGVATLLCSHVAVGSSGSSGSWGSAGSAGSAGSSTVDFCYPAKGGIEFTASVEDAALARAVKSLLRGRSGGDRLLVDVRGYEVGSDDVNERFKELVGAEFSVKDLRTWHATVSAAVAFAREGRPESRRGRKRVEVAVMREVAESLGNTPAVARKSYVDPRVVRLFDEGRLIKPRSGDREKVERAVWRMLRGA; this is encoded by the coding sequence GTGAGACTGCGGCGCAGCGACCCGTCCGGCCCCGGCTGGCACCGCCGCGCCCGTGGCCGCGGGTTCCAGTACACCGACGCCACGGGTGCGCCGGTCGATCCCGAGTCGGTGGAGCGGATCAAGTCCCTCGCCATCCCGCCCGCGTGGCGCGACGTGTGGGTGTGCCCGTACCCGAACGGGCACATCCAGTCGGTGGGCACGGACGCCGCCGGCCGCCGCCAATACCTGTACCACCCGCGGTGGCGGCAGGACCGGGACGAGGAGAAGCACGACCGGGTGCTGGCGCTGGCGCCGACGTTGCCGGCGTTCCGGGCGGAGGTGGGGCGGGAGTTGGCGTCGCGGGGGCGGTCCCGTGACCGGGTGCTGGCGGTGGCGTTGGCGTTGCTGGACCGGGGCGTGTTCCGGGTGGGGAGTGAGGAGTACGCGGCGGACAACGGCACGCATGGCGTGGCGACTCTGCTGTGCTCGCACGTGGCTGTGGGCTCTTCGGGCTCTTCCGGCTCTTGGGGCTCTGCGGGCTCTGCGGGCTCTGCGGGCTCTTCCACTGTGGACTTCTGCTACCCGGCCAAGGGCGGGATCGAGTTCACCGCTTCGGTGGAGGACGCGGCGTTGGCGCGGGCGGTGAAGTCGTTGCTGCGCGGGCGTTCCGGTGGGGATCGGCTGTTGGTGGACGTGCGGGGGTACGAGGTCGGGTCGGATGACGTGAACGAGCGGTTCAAGGAGTTGGTGGGGGCGGAGTTCTCGGTGAAGGACTTGCGGACTTGGCATGCGACGGTGTCGGCTGCGGTGGCGTTCGCGCGGGAGGGGCGGCCGGAGTCGCGGCGTGGGCGGAAGCGGGTGGAGGTGGCGGTGATGCGGGAGGTGGCGGAGAGCTTGGGGAACACGCCGGCGGTGGCGCGGAAGTCGTACGTCGATCCGAGGGTGGTGCGGCTGTTCGACGAGGGGCGGTTGATCAAGCCGAGGTCGGGTGATCGTGAGAAGGTGGAGCGCGCGGTGTGGCGGATGCTGCGCGGTGCCTAG
- a CDS encoding carboxylate-amine ligase: MTPPWTVGVEQEFLLVDPESRRPVPLAESVAQHADTDMDVQRELTPFQIEVATPVCGTAGELAEQVLLGRTHLAKAAHAAGCRLLASAVPPIGTLGPPPDTDDARYRLMRYSHRKIIGGQGVCGLHVHVGVPDRDVAVRVSNALRPWLPTLLALGANSPIEHAEDTGYASWRSVVWSRWPVSGPPPHLESGDEYDRLVSALESTEVLLDAGMVYWDVRPSAQHPTVEVRVSDIPMTAREAVVIAEVIRAFARTAADSGEPERVNDVLLRAAYWRAARDGVDGLAVDPRTGHLVPARDRLTELVAWCGNALRDADALSTVEEHVGWLDAHGSGAARQRRAFGSSPDARRLVDLILAETVDEAF, translated from the coding sequence ATGACCCCGCCGTGGACCGTCGGAGTCGAGCAGGAGTTCCTGCTCGTCGACCCCGAGTCCCGCCGACCCGTGCCACTGGCCGAGTCGGTCGCGCAGCACGCCGACACCGACATGGACGTGCAGCGCGAGCTGACGCCGTTCCAGATCGAGGTGGCCACGCCGGTGTGCGGGACGGCCGGGGAGCTGGCGGAACAGGTCCTGCTCGGCCGGACCCACCTGGCGAAGGCCGCGCACGCGGCGGGCTGCCGGCTGCTGGCCTCCGCGGTGCCGCCGATCGGCACGCTTGGGCCGCCACCGGACACCGACGACGCCCGCTACCGGCTGATGCGGTACTCGCACCGCAAGATCATCGGCGGCCAGGGCGTCTGCGGCCTGCACGTCCACGTGGGCGTGCCGGACCGGGACGTCGCCGTCCGCGTGTCGAACGCCCTGCGCCCGTGGCTGCCGACGCTGCTCGCGTTGGGCGCGAACTCCCCGATCGAACACGCCGAGGACACCGGGTACGCGAGTTGGCGCTCGGTCGTCTGGTCGCGCTGGCCGGTCAGCGGCCCGCCGCCGCACCTGGAGTCCGGCGACGAGTACGACCGGCTGGTCAGCGCCCTGGAGTCGACCGAGGTGCTGCTCGACGCCGGCATGGTCTACTGGGACGTCCGCCCGTCCGCGCAGCACCCGACGGTCGAGGTGCGGGTCTCGGACATCCCGATGACGGCCCGCGAGGCCGTCGTCATCGCCGAGGTCATCCGGGCGTTCGCCCGCACCGCCGCCGACTCGGGTGAACCTGAACGGGTGAACGACGTGCTGTTGCGCGCCGCCTACTGGCGGGCCGCGCGGGACGGTGTGGACGGTCTGGCGGTCGACCCGCGCACCGGCCACCTGGTGCCCGCCCGGGACCGCCTCACCGAACTGGTTGCCTGGTGCGGCAACGCGCTCCGCGACGCCGACGCTCTGTCCACTGTGGAGGAACACGTCGGGTGGCTGGACGCGCACGGCAGCGGCGCGGCGCGGCAGCGCAGGGCGTTCGGCAGCTCGCCCGACGCCCGCAGGCTCGTGGACCTGATCCTCGCCGAGACGGTTGACGAGGCCTTTTGA
- a CDS encoding STAS domain-containing protein gives MPEPAATLASVRVDRPSDGVVVLHVSGELDTSSADELARPLQEHLVENVRAVVVDLGGVRFLGSAGLESLVVGRQRASELGIPLVLVATSRATQRPIEATGLDSVFTVVGSVDEALSRF, from the coding sequence GTGCCAGAACCCGCGGCGACGCTCGCTTCCGTAAGGGTCGACAGACCCTCGGACGGCGTGGTGGTGCTGCACGTGTCGGGCGAGTTGGACACGAGCAGCGCGGACGAGTTGGCCAGGCCGTTGCAGGAGCACCTGGTCGAGAACGTGCGGGCCGTGGTGGTGGACCTGGGCGGGGTGCGCTTCCTCGGCTCCGCGGGCCTGGAGTCGCTGGTGGTGGGCCGTCAGCGGGCGAGCGAACTGGGCATCCCGTTGGTGCTGGTGGCGACCAGCCGGGCGACGCAGCGGCCGATCGAGGCGACCGGTCTGGACTCCGTGTTCACCGTCGTCGGTTCCGTCGACGAGGCTTTGAGCCGGTTCTAG
- a CDS encoding nucleoside deaminase, giving the protein MLAVAVAEARAGLAEGGIPIGAALFAADGTLLGRGHNRRVQDGDASTHAETAAFRDAGRRAGYRDTIMVTTLSPCWYCSGLVRQFGIPHVVIGEARTFHGGHDWLAEHGVRITLLDDPECVRMMTDFIAAKPELWFEDIGEDVSADIGQEQS; this is encoded by the coding sequence ATGCTCGCCGTAGCGGTGGCCGAGGCCCGCGCCGGACTCGCCGAGGGCGGCATCCCGATCGGCGCGGCGCTGTTCGCCGCGGACGGCACGCTCCTCGGCCGCGGCCACAACCGGCGCGTGCAGGACGGTGACGCCTCCACCCACGCCGAGACCGCCGCGTTCCGCGACGCGGGCCGCCGGGCCGGCTACCGGGACACGATCATGGTCACCACGCTGTCACCCTGTTGGTATTGCAGCGGTCTCGTTCGCCAGTTCGGGATCCCCCATGTGGTGATCGGCGAGGCCCGGACGTTCCACGGCGGTCACGACTGGCTCGCGGAACACGGGGTGCGGATCACCCTCCTGGACGACCCGGAGTGCGTTCGGATGATGACCGACTTCATCGCCGCCAAGCCGGAGCTGTGGTTCGAGGACATCGGCGAGGACGTCAGCGCGGACATCGGTCAAGAGCAGTCTTAA
- a CDS encoding TfoX/Sxy family protein, with product MAFDEHLAERIRDEIGDLPGVSAKRMFGSLVFLLHGNMLVGVSGDDMIARVGPDAADACLALPGTKVFDLTGKVMRGWVVVDGAVLDEDSGLTDWIGRAREFVEALPPK from the coding sequence ATGGCGTTCGACGAACACCTTGCCGAACGGATCCGCGACGAGATCGGCGACCTGCCCGGCGTCAGCGCCAAGCGCATGTTCGGCTCGCTCGTGTTCCTGCTGCACGGCAACATGCTGGTCGGCGTGAGCGGCGACGACATGATCGCCCGCGTCGGCCCGGACGCCGCGGACGCGTGCCTCGCCCTGCCCGGCACGAAGGTCTTCGACCTCACCGGCAAGGTGATGCGCGGGTGGGTCGTGGTCGACGGCGCGGTGCTGGACGAGGACTCCGGGCTGACCGACTGGATCGGCCGGGCGCGGGAGTTCGTCGAGGCGTTGCCTCCGAAGTAG